From the genome of Triticum aestivum cultivar Chinese Spring chromosome 3B, IWGSC CS RefSeq v2.1, whole genome shotgun sequence, one region includes:
- the LOC123066858 gene encoding MEIOTIC F-BOX protein MOF yields MRMETRGRRKRAAAARDRLSNLPDCLLQAILSQLRSRQVVHTSALSRRWRHLWRAVPCIHIDSADFPIQIDEDSDLSSVQDDDGNSDQLDSCVRDRRLFEAERDAIANLEDFADNLLFHRNLSGEALETLRLRIYRRDGRPYGSTDMISRWVRRGLRLSPAGIDIIVDGIPMEQPSYFSNTGANLGRLTEIRLDGVLLIGAIGDLFGTDSLLPVLQDLEVRNSALGYIASDTLTNLTVVYDSPASTQTYEMFGHIAAPRLASLRFELPLARLANLDFTVEELPCLAQASIRLLHETPQPWSWDDDDDDDDEPDTTCPVISNLCILLGFLCNVTSLHLSGFQEMGLTHAVLLQAVLDEPCCVFPNLKSLVLDDCNLGNGLQTLWRLLHNTPALERLALRNCKWQEDPYARKSEEEQAVETATMTTNLKLVQIVHGNNKMRSKIKRKLPQATVTK; encoded by the exons ATGCGAATGGAGACCCGTGGCAGAAGaaagcgcgccgccgccgccagggacCGGCTGAGCAACctgccggactgcctcctccaggCCATCCTCTCGCAGCTCCGGTCCCGCCAGGTCGTGCACACGAGCGCCCTGTCGCGGCGGTGGCGGCACCTCTGGCGCGCCGTCCCATGCATCCACATCGACAGCGCCGACTTCCCCATCCAGATCGACGAGGATTCAGACTTATCCTCGGTCCAAGATGATGATGGGAACTCAGATCAGCTTGATTCGTGTGTCCGAGATCGTCGCTTGTTTGAGGCGGAGAGGGACGCGATAGCCAACCTCGAGGATTTCGCCGACAATCTCTTGTTCCACCGTAATCTCTCCGGCGAGGCGTTGGAAACCCTGCGGCTGCGCATCTATCGTCGAGACGGACGCCCATACGGTAGCACGGATATGATCAGCAGGTGGGTTCGCCGCGGCCTGAGGCTGTCTCCGGCGGGAATCGACATCATCGTCGATGGTATCCCGATGGAGCAACCCTCCTATTTCTCCAACACCGGCGCCAACCTTGGGCGCCTCACCGAGATCCGCCTCGACGGCGTTCTCCTCATTGGGGCCATCGGGGATCTCTTCGGCACCGACAGCCTCCTCCCCGTCCTGCAAGACCTGGAGGTCAGGAACAGTGCCCTCGGGTACATTGCGTCCGACACGCTGACGAACCTCACAGTCGTCTACGACTCCCCGGCGAGTACACAAACATACGAGATGTTTGGCCACATCGCCGCTCCTCGCTTGGCGTCGCTGCGGTTCGAGTTGCCGCTCGCCCGTCTCGCCAACTTGGACTTCACCGTAGAGGAGCTACCTTGCCTTGCACAAGCATCCATCCGCCTACTCCACGAGACTCCTCAGCCGTGGAGCTGggacgatgatgacgacgacgacgacgaaccaGACACTACATGTCCGGTGATAAGCAATCTGTGCATCCTCCTCGGCTTTCTGTGCAATGTCACCAGCTTGCACCTCTCTGGTTTCCAGGAAATGGGACTTACACACGCCGTGCTGCTGCAGGCAGTGCTGGATGAACCCTGTTGCGTGTTCCCCAACCTCAAAAGCTTGGTTCTAGACGATTGTAACCTTGGCAACGGACTGCAAACTCTCTGGCGTTTGCTACACAACACTCCTGCCCTTGAGCGGCTGGCTCTCAGAAATTGCAAG TGGCAAGAGGATCCATATGCTCGGAAGAGTGAGGAAGAACAAGCTGTGGAGACCGCAACAATGACAACAAACCTCAAGTTGGTGCAAATCGTTCATGGAAACAACAAGATGAGGTCCAAGATAAAAAGGAAGCTACCGCAGGCTACAGTCACCAAATGA